In the Onychostoma macrolepis isolate SWU-2019 chromosome 09, ASM1243209v1, whole genome shotgun sequence genome, one interval contains:
- the twist2 gene encoding twist-related protein 2: protein MEESSSSPVSPVDSLVTSEEELDRQQQKRFGRKRRQSKKSSEDGSSPSSVNKRSKKPSPSSTQSFEELQNQRVLANVRERQRTQSLNDAFASLRKIIPTLPSDKLSKIQTLKLASRYIDFLCQVLQSDEMDSKMSSCSYVAHERLSYAFSVWRMEGAWSMSASH from the coding sequence atggaaGAGAGTTCAAGCTCTCCCGTCTCCCCAGTGGACAGCCTGGTGACCAGCGAGGAGGAGTTGGACAGACAGCAGCAGAAAAGGTTCGGGAGGAAGAGGAGACAGAGTAAAAAGTCGAGCGAGGACGGCAGTAGCCCGAGCTCCGTGAATAAACGGAGCAAAAAGCCGAGTCCGAGCAGCACTCAGTCGTTTGAGGAGCTGCAGAACCAGCGCGTTCTGGCGAACGTCAGGGAGAGGCAACGGACTCAGTCGCTGAACGACGCCTTCGCGTCTTTGCGCAAAATCATCCCCACGCTCCCCTCGGATAAACTCAGCAAGATCCAGACGCTCAAGCTCGCCTCCAGGTACATTGATTTCCTCTGTCAGGTGCTGCAGAGCGACGAGATGGACAGCAAGATGTCGAGCTGCAGCTACGTCGCGCACGAGAGACTCAGTTACGCCTTCTCGGTGTGGAGGATGGAGGGCGCGTGGTCGATGTCTGCGTCCCACTAA